In Capsicum annuum cultivar UCD-10X-F1 chromosome 8, UCD10Xv1.1, whole genome shotgun sequence, the genomic window GCGAATATGCTTTTTCTTGTAGTTTCCGAATTCAACTTCTTGAAATAATTCAATGTCAGCACGTACTTCTCATGTATTTCAATGTATGCATCGATTTCTCATCTTTGTTATCCATTTCTGCAGGTGGTTACTCCAATTGCACCATTAAGTCAGCAGGTATTTTCCAATGTTCTTATTTACACGTTAATTCCTCATTGCACCGATGCACTTTTCTTTCTTCTGTATTTGTTATTACATTTTGATGTTGGCAAGCAGCAAGGATATGATCCATATATTGGATTAACGAGTATTGCGACAAATAAACATACAAATTCCTTGAAATTGTCTTGTAAATTGCGAAGATCCACTTCTTCTTTGAGTACTAAACTGCCGCCTTTGGAACTGCTGACCTGTATGGAATGCAGTTTCCCAACTATTTTTCTCCCCTTTTAAGCAGTGCTCTAGAGATCTTTTTTCTCAGAGCTAAATGAAAGCAATACCCATTTGATTTTGTTTgttgaaatttatttaatttagaacTTAATGACAGATGGCTGTCAAGCCATAGAGTGTTGATCgtgatatatttttgtttgtCCATCACCTCATGATAAAATCTCGTGTTTGCATGATGCATAAGTGAAATTTTAAATTATCGTGTGTGAACGTTAGATTATCCACGGATCATGTGTGGTCAATCAGATGTAGTTGGGGAGCATTTGGTCCCTAGAGGTTTTTGCAATATTATGTTCTCACTgataaggtagacgaggttagacaggcagtccgcaggatgcgaaggggtagggcgacggggccggatgagataccggtggagttttggaagttcgttggagaggctggtgtaaggtggttgactgcattgttcaatgaaattttcaggacggcaaagatgcccgaggcgtggaggtggagtaccatgatccccctctataagaataagggggacattcagtgttgcaataactatagggggattaagttactgagtcactctatgaagatatgggagagagtggtcgaggtgaggctgagacggatagtgtctatttcggaaaatcagttcggatttatgcccggtcgctcgacgacggaggcaatccacctggtacggaggttggtggagcaatatagggagaggaagaaggatctgcacatggtgttcatcgacctggaaaaggcgtacgacaaagtccccagggaagtgctttggagatgtttggaggtgagaggagtaccgcaggcatatatacgagtaattaaggatatgtatgagggagcgaaaacccaggtgaggacggcaggaggagactcagagcatttcactgtcctgacaggattgcatcagggatctactcttagtccctttttgtttgcgttagtaatggatgtgttgacgcggcgtatccaaggggaggtgccgtggtgtatgctttttgcagacgatgtagtcctgatagatgagactcgagggggtgtgaatgacaaattagagttgtggaggcaaactctggagtctaaagggttcagggtgagcagaaccaagacagagtatgtggaatgtaagtttaatgacgtgaggcgggagaatgaggtagtagtgaggctagaagcacaggaggtagggaagagggataagttcaagtatctcgggtccgtgatccagagtaacggtgagattgacgaggatgtctcgcaccgtattggggcgggatggatgaagtggaaactcgcatcgggggtgctgtgtgataagaaggtgccgcccaagcttaaaggcaaattctatagggtggtagtccgtccggccttgctgtatggagcggaactcccatatccaaaaaatgaaggtggcagaaatgcggatgttgcgctggatgtgtggactgacccgaggggatagagttcggaatgagactatctgggagaaggttggtgtgacttcagtggagtgtaagatgcgggaagcacgattgagatggttcggacacgtgaagaggaggggcatggatgcctcggtccgtaggtgtgagaggctagcgttggatggttttagacggggtaggggtagaccgaagaagtactggggtgaggtgattaggcgggacatggaacagttacagctcaccgaggacatgaccctagataggaaggtctggaagatgcgaattacggcagaggattagggccagttcgggtcgctagtgtagggaattaattggtgggggtgtattcctgttatgatttcgtattcagtgtttcgtgttccgtattccatgtttattacgaatctgtgtgctttcctctgctttatattcctgcattcctgctttactctgttttatattccctatgggtgccgtatctatgttatgtcatctgcttctgtgctgtactatgtgtttgtgtgatatctcgtgacttgagccgggggtctttcggaaacagcctttctacttcatcagaggtagaggtatggactgcgtacatcttacccccccagaccccactaagtgggaatacactgggtttgttgttgttgttgttgttgtatgttctCACTGATAAGAAACTTGTGTTCTTGATAAAAAGAAAACACTTGTGTTACAATTTGTTGTGCAAGTCACAACTTAAAACGCCTTACTGTGGCTTGCTTAGTGGTAACTAATATCTATGTTTCTTTGTTATGATACAATATTATCTCTTGTTTCATATAAATGATATAATTTGTTTCCATGCAGGCTGGATACTATTGCCCAGTATGTGAATGTGTAGTGAAGGATTCTGCGAACTACTTAGACCATATCAACGGGAAGAAGCGTATGTCATATTGACACCTATTACCTTCTCACTTGTTGCTGTACCTCGCCCCTGTAGCCTTTTTTCTTGCTAAAAGCTGCTTTGGTGATGTTATACTTAGTTGATCTATTTTTTTTCCAGATCAACGAGCTTTGGGTATGTCTATGCGGGTGGAAAGATCCTCTCTAGAGCAGGTGGACTGAATATAACTTCTCAGGGTTTCTCCTTTCCCTCCATTCCGAAGTACCTGTATTATTCTTAAAGACTTTTTCTTTATCACTAGGTGAAGTTGACCTCATGTAACTATTTATAGCAAGACTGAACATGATCACATGGAAAAGGGTAAATGACATGTTATAACTGGTCAAATTACATTGATAGTGTAGAATTATTTATTCAGTAATAGCAGTAAGTTGAAGCCTTAAAATAGAGTGTGCAGAAAGTACGAATGATCAGACTAAAGTTGGCAGTAAGTTAAACCCTTAATAGAGTGTGCAGAAAGTACGAATGATCTGACTTAAGTTGAAATTTGTTTAATATGTGTCAATATCACTGAAGGACTTGACTCTTGTGTGGTAAGTTAATTTTATACATGAGATATCCATTTCTTaggtgaatcccaataatttctGAGGTACTTAAATCAACGGATAAACCAAATAGTAATTTCAGAAAAAATGGGTGTGTGCTATATAAGTGGGCACAGTGAAAGATTCAGAATATCCTTGGTCAATGTTTCAAACtctagatcccttctcaaaaaaAAATGTTTCAAACTCTAGATAATAAACATATCTGGCTGAATTTCGTTTCAACTCCAATTTTTTCCTCcaataatttcatttttcttgATTCTCAGGTCCAACAACGTTTTGAATCGCTGAAGAAGCGTAAAGATCCAGGAAGCTTTACTGTGCAAGGTAGAAATATTACTTAAAAAGAAGAGGAATTGATAATCAATCTCAGCTTAGTGAACGTGGTTAATGCTTTTATTGGTTGAGTACCTTATATGTAGTAATAGCAAAGATTGATGTGCCTCCTCTGTAACACATTTCAGTTTGTCACTGATAAACAAAGAATGCACATCTGCTTTCTTTTAGTGGGTAAAATGACCAGGTTGCACATATTGAACTGCTATGACAATCTTTTATTTCATTTGCAGATTTTGATGAGCGACTGTTGAAACAGCAGCAGGAAGAGGAAGAAAGGAAACGTTTACGccgagaaaagaagaaagagaaaaaggttGGTAGTTCTGTGAATCTTACTTTTGGATGTTAGACTAGATAGACTATGGTACTGATACTATGAGGCAGATTTTTGTCATATACTTGTCTCTCTATCCCTTCCCCTCTCTCCCTCTCAACGGCAGTGCTTTCTCTAACAAAGTTTCGTTGATGGTTACTTTGGTGATATGTATTGATATCCAGAAAGAGAAGGCCGCAGAGGAGGAACCTGAAATGGACCCTGATGTTGCAGCCATGATGGGATTTGGAGGTTTCAAAACTTCAAAAAAGTGATCGGCTCTGGCCATGAATCTCTTGCGAAGATAGCTTAGTCTGGAGTAATCTGCCAGAGGCTTGTATTTTACTTTGAAATGGTCTAAAATGTGAGATAGAAGTTCCTTTTTAGGGTACCGTAGCAGCCAGGCAGCTGAGTTTTGTCAATCACATCTTTGTTAAGCTAAACTCCAGAATTTTCTCGATGAATTGAGTGTAACCATGGTTGAGTATAAATTCCCTCTCCAATTATTCATTGCCGATTGAGAAGTGTCCAAATTTATCTGTGCATCGTTTCTAATTTGAAGAATATGGTATGAAAATTGTTGAAAACTGTGATTTAGTGGGTAGTTGAAGTTCTCTTTTTTGTTTCCCTTTGGTATTACGTAAATAAATTTACGGGGCAATGAGAAGTTCATTGCCTGGCGAGGATAAACAATTCTAGCTATGTATTCTAGAATTACACTTGGCACAAGATTTTCAGATAACAAAGCCCTTTTAATTGAAACGTGTACAGATTATTTGTATTACTTTAGTTTAACCGAAGTTAAATGTGTTGTGAAAAATAGAAATGTGTGGGTGCCTAATGGTCAGTAAGGTGGATAAAAATCATTGGGTGATTAAGTTCAATACCTTAGCAtgataaaaaagggaaaaaatgttAATAGTAGTTCAATACCTTAGCAtgataaaaaagggaaaaaatgttAATAGTgattctttttcatcttcttaaGCTTTGGTGAACTCAATTATTCAATATTTACGTGAGTGGTAAATAGCTTGTATCAGTAAGCGAGGAATAAAAACTTACTCACATTTGATGTGCACCAAATTAGTAATAATATGATGTGTACATACTCTTTTATCATCTAACTATAGTTCAATAATGTGCGTTTCACGTTATTACTTGGGCAATAGTAAAAGGACATGATTTGAGATGACTGTCAAGTGGGTATACATTTAcctgttggagtcccacatcttGGTTTCCTTACGTGGTCTTTGACAATCCTACCCTCATAagctaacttttgaggttgagttaggtcaaggttcatttctttatcatgatatCAAAGTCAGGCCCACTCAGCTTATTGTTTCTGATGTTGgccccccgtcttatattgtccacacTCCAAATGTCCAATCCTGTGCGTGCGGGGGTGGTCTttggcaatcctcccctcatgaactagcttttgagattgagttAGGCTTATCATTACCACGATTAAGAATACTCAACAACGACTCAGGACTCAAATTCTGAGGTGGTGGCATGGATTATGTACACTATACCCGACCCTACTagatgggaatacactaggtatgttgttgttgttataagatTACTAGACAACGACTCAAATTCCTATCaggtgaaaattgaaatatttaacCAACTGAGCTATTAAGATTACGGAGTTTAAGATTTTTGAATAACTGCATGTGGTTAACAACAAGAGAGCAGTTCCCGCCAAAGGTTCAATTCTACTGCACTATCTCAAATTCTCAATCACACTCTCCAGTAGCTCTCTTCCCTTTGCTGCTTCTTCTTGTTCATATGAACAGAGGGAGCCGAGAAGTTGAGCGGAGGATACTCCGGCTACTCCACGGCCAAAAATCTCGAACCCAACTCACTCAAATCCATGCCCACATCCTTCGCCACCACCTTCACCACTCTAATCAGCTCATCTCCCACTTCATTTCTATCTGCGGTTCCCTTAACAGGATGCATTACGCATCCCTCATATTTCAACACTTTCAAAATCCCAACATCTTCCTCCTCAACTCCATGATCAAAGGTTATTCCTTATGTGGCCCTTATCAAAATTCTGTCGTCTTCTTTTCCACTATGAAACGACGTGGTATTTGGCCTGATGAGTTCACTTTCGCCCCTTTACTCAAAGCTTGTGCTAATCTTGAAGACTTGGAATTAGGACAAGGGGTACATAAGCATGTGCTTGCACTTGGGTTTGGCAGATTTGGGTCGATAAGGATTGGGATTGTTGAGTTGTATGCTGGATGTGGGAGGATGATGGATGCGAagaaggtgtttgatgaaatgcctcaaagtGATGTGATTCTTCGGAATTTGATGGTTAAGGGTTATGCTCAAAGTGGAAATGTGGATATGGGACTTGGACTGTTTAGGCAAATGGGTGAGAGGACCGTTGTTTCTTGGAATTTGATGATTTCGTTGTTAGCGCAAAATGGGAGGGAGAAAGAGGCTCTAGCACTTTTCCATGAGATGAGGAATAGTGAGTTTGAGCCTGATGAAGCTACTGTTGTAACTGTGTTACCTGTTTGTGCTCAATTAGGAGAACTTGATTTAGGAAGGTGGATTCATTCTTATGCTAAGTCTGAAGGCCTCTATCCCAATCTTGTATCCGTTGGCAATGCATTGGTTGATTTCTTTGGAAAATCTGGTGATTTGGAGACTGCTTTTGGAATATT contains:
- the LOC107839679 gene encoding zinc finger matrin-type protein 2, with the protein product MEQSSNHVVGVDNTSRRKFDREEIMQRAREREEQEAEGRKSKSRGPPVQRKPLKPRDYQVDLESRLGKTQVVTPIAPLSQQAGYYCPVCECVVKDSANYLDHINGKKHQRALGMSMRVERSSLEQVQQRFESLKKRKDPGSFTVQDFDERLLKQQQEEEERKRLRREKKKEKKKEKAAEEEPEMDPDVAAMMGFGGFKTSKK
- the LOC107839680 gene encoding pentatricopeptide repeat-containing protein At1g09190, translated to MWLTTREQFPPKVQFYCTISNSQSHSPVALFPLLLLLVHMNRGSREVERRILRLLHGQKSRTQLTQIHAHILRHHLHHSNQLISHFISICGSLNRMHYASLIFQHFQNPNIFLLNSMIKGYSLCGPYQNSVVFFSTMKRRGIWPDEFTFAPLLKACANLEDLELGQGVHKHVLALGFGRFGSIRIGIVELYAGCGRMMDAKKVFDEMPQSDVILRNLMVKGYAQSGNVDMGLGLFRQMGERTVVSWNLMISLLAQNGREKEALALFHEMRNSEFEPDEATVVTVLPVCAQLGELDLGRWIHSYAKSEGLYPNLVSVGNALVDFFGKSGDLETAFGIFKDMPRKNVVSWNVVISKCAFNGKGELGVQLFDEMLDEGVRPNDSTFVGVLACCAHAGLVQRGGDLFDSLIANHGIQPTIEHYGCMVDLLGRGGCLKEAHKLVKTMTVEPNAAIWGALVSACRTHGEMELAEYALKELIKLEPWNSGNYVLLSNIYADRGKWEEVEKVRVLMRGNSIKKAPGQSTVV